In a genomic window of Physeter macrocephalus isolate SW-GA chromosome 14, ASM283717v5, whole genome shotgun sequence:
- the NXPH3 gene encoding neurexophilin-3 yields MQLTRCCFVFLVQGSLYLVICGQDDGPPGSEDPEHDDPESQPRPRMPRKRGHLSPKSRPMANSTLLGLLAPPGEAWGVLGQPPSRPNHSPPPSAKVKKIFGWGDFYSNIKTVALNLLVTGKIVDHGNGTFSVHFRHNATGQGNISISLVPPSKAVEFHQEQQIFIEAKASKIFNCRMEWEKVERGRRISLCTHDPAKTCSRDHAQSSATWSCSQPFKVVCVYIAFYSTDYRLVQKVCPDYNYHSDTPYYPSG; encoded by the coding sequence GTCATCTGTGGCCAGGATGATGGTCCCCCTGGCTCAGAGGACCCTGAGCATGATGACCCTGAGAGCCAGCCCCGGCCCCGGATGCCTCGGAAGCGGGGCCACCTGTCACCTAAGTCCCGCCCCATGGCCAACTCTACTCTCCTAGGGCTGCTGGCTCCACCTGGGGAGGCATGGGGGGTCCTCGGGCAGCCCCCCAGTCGCCCGAACCACAGCCCCCCACCGTCGGCCAAAGTGAAGAAAATCTTTGGCTGGGGTGACTTCTACTCCAACATCAAGACGGTAGCCCTGAACCTGCTCGTCACGGGGAAGATCGTGGACCACGGCAATGGGACCTTCAGCGTCCACTTCCGACACAATGCCACGGGCCAGGGCAACATCTCCATCAGCCTCGTGCCCCCCAGTAAAGCTGTAGAGTTCCACCAGGAGCAGCAGATCTTCATTGAAGCCAAGGCCTCCAAAATCTTCAACTGCCGGATGGAGTGGGAGAAGGTGGAACGGGGCCGCCGGATCTCGCTCTGCACCCACGACCCAGCCAAGACCTGCTCCCGAGACCACGCTCAGAGCTCAGCCACCTGGAGTTGCTCCCAGCCCTTCAAAGTCGTCTGCGTCTACATCGCCTTCTACAGCACAGACTATAGGCTGGTCCAGAAGGTGTGCCCGGATTACAACTACCACAGCGATACTCCCTACTACCCCTCCGGGTGA